In Halobacillus amylolyticus, the following proteins share a genomic window:
- the rbsK gene encoding ribokinase, translating to MKEPNIVVVGSLNMDIVIEADRAPLEGETIMGNHSSFIPGGKGANQAVALAKLGAQTTLLGTIGDDPFGTSLLRSLKDSGVETGKVKEVDNNPTGIASILLAEGDNRIVVVPGANDDCLPDDIKEHEELIEKADLVLLQLEIPLATVTTAAKIAKKHGKTVILNPAPARSLPEKLLQNVDYITPNQSELGILSKMDQDRFDLQKAMEIVQESGVDHVITTLGSEGAVYKSQESAVKTTPAHQVPVVDTTGAGDAFNAGLSYAIGLGKELSEAVSFASKVSALAVTKFGAQAGMPDRKEVEAFDAPPFNHNGTVN from the coding sequence GTGAAAGAGCCAAATATTGTAGTTGTCGGCAGTTTAAATATGGATATTGTAATTGAAGCAGATCGCGCTCCCTTAGAAGGCGAAACGATCATGGGCAACCACTCAAGTTTTATTCCCGGCGGCAAAGGAGCAAATCAAGCCGTAGCTTTAGCAAAGCTTGGTGCTCAGACAACCTTGCTTGGCACAATAGGGGACGACCCCTTTGGCACGAGTCTTTTACGTTCCCTTAAAGATAGCGGAGTAGAAACCGGGAAGGTAAAAGAAGTCGATAATAACCCAACAGGAATTGCCTCTATTCTGTTAGCTGAAGGAGATAATCGGATCGTTGTGGTTCCAGGCGCCAATGATGATTGTCTGCCTGACGATATAAAAGAGCATGAAGAACTGATTGAAAAAGCAGATTTGGTTCTCCTTCAGCTAGAAATCCCACTTGCTACGGTAACAACAGCGGCTAAGATTGCAAAAAAGCACGGCAAAACTGTCATTTTAAACCCCGCTCCTGCGCGTTCATTGCCTGAAAAATTATTACAAAACGTCGATTACATAACACCAAATCAATCTGAGTTAGGCATCCTTTCAAAGATGGACCAAGATAGATTTGATTTACAAAAAGCGATGGAGATCGTCCAGGAATCCGGTGTGGACCATGTGATTACTACCTTAGGCTCGGAAGGGGCTGTGTATAAAAGTCAGGAATCCGCAGTAAAAACCACCCCTGCTCATCAAGTTCCTGTTGTGGACACCACAGGGGCAGGCGATGCCTTTAATGCCGGTCTTAGCTATGCTATCGGTCTGGGGAAGGAGCTTTCTGAAGCGGTAAGCTTTGCGAGTAAAGTCTCTGCCCTTGCTGTTACAAAATTTGGTGCACAAGCAGGAATGCCTGATAGGAAAGAAGTTGAAGCGTTTGATGCGCCTCCATTCAACCACAATGGAACAGTTAATTAG
- a CDS encoding M20 family metallopeptidase, whose protein sequence is MDEIKAYMTENQELILEDIKYIVESASPTNDKQLVDECGQRIQTLFEKYFSYRAAEITEQKYGNHLRFEYGDGEEKLLILSHFDTVWDKDELTYKEGENRIYGPGILDMKGGLVQAIWALKACKDLTIQLDKKIVFLCTSDEEVGSPSSKKLINNEAKTSSYALVTEPPVAGTGALKTERKGSARYHINIVGKAAHSGNHHEDGISAIKEAAEQIIYLESLTDYEKGTTVNVGVVEGGGPLNVVADSASIGVDFRMETTEEQKRIEHIMEELTPQAEGATLEVQGGIMRPPMHRDETTEKMFEHAEKVAKELDMELEEASVGGGSDGNFTANMGVPTLDGLGAAGTGIHARNEHILKNQIPERAALLCKLICSL, encoded by the coding sequence ATGGACGAAATAAAAGCCTATATGACGGAAAATCAGGAGCTAATCCTTGAAGATATTAAATATATTGTAGAGAGTGCTTCCCCAACTAATGATAAGCAACTGGTCGATGAGTGTGGCCAAAGAATCCAGACGTTATTTGAAAAATATTTTAGTTACCGTGCAGCAGAAATTACTGAACAGAAATATGGAAACCATCTTCGATTTGAATATGGAGACGGAGAAGAAAAGCTTTTAATTTTATCCCATTTTGATACAGTTTGGGATAAAGACGAGTTAACTTATAAAGAAGGCGAAAATCGGATTTATGGACCAGGAATTCTTGATATGAAAGGCGGACTCGTACAGGCAATCTGGGCATTAAAGGCTTGTAAGGATTTAACCATTCAATTAGATAAAAAAATTGTATTCCTTTGTACAAGTGATGAAGAGGTAGGCAGCCCCTCCTCTAAAAAACTTATTAACAATGAAGCAAAAACTAGCTCATATGCTTTAGTGACCGAGCCTCCAGTTGCAGGAACAGGCGCATTGAAGACAGAGAGAAAAGGATCTGCCCGTTACCACATTAATATAGTTGGAAAAGCTGCACATTCTGGTAACCATCATGAAGATGGAATTAGTGCAATTAAAGAAGCAGCTGAGCAAATTATTTATTTAGAGTCTTTAACAGATTATGAAAAAGGAACAACTGTAAATGTAGGGGTTGTAGAAGGAGGCGGCCCCTTGAACGTTGTGGCGGATTCCGCATCCATTGGCGTCGATTTTCGTATGGAGACAACAGAGGAACAAAAGAGAATCGAACATATTATGGAGGAATTAACACCACAAGCAGAAGGGGCTACATTAGAAGTTCAAGGGGGCATTATGCGGCCTCCCATGCATCGGGATGAGACTACTGAAAAAATGTTTGAACATGCAGAAAAGGTTGCAAAAGAATTAGATATGGAATTAGAGGAGGCTTCTGTTGGAGGAGGCAGCGACGGTAACTTTACTGCTAATATGGGGGTTCCAACACTAGATGGTCTTGGGGCAGCTGGTACAGGTATTCATGCTAGGAATGAACATATCTTAAAAAATCAAATTCCTGAGAGGGCTGCTTTACTGTGCAAATTAATATGTTCTCTATAA
- a CDS encoding YfcC family protein: MAKSGNSANKRSWKQRLAMPDAFVILFGLLLLAAIFTYIIPAGSFERETTDDDITQVIPGSYTATEANPASIMDIFLAIQNGLVDTAHLIFMVLIIGGTVAVFEYTGAVNSGINALIEKTKGKKYLLIISVIALFAILDTAGVSGNAVIAFIPIGIILARALKLDAITGVAMVYLGQYVGVATGTFDPVITGIAQRIAELPLFSGAVLRGAAFVVLLVVTIAYICLYVKRISNDPSSSKMGVTPFTAALSENEEEDFGPFTTLHKIIILTFFVFLGVFLFGVYNMGWSINELSAIFLMMAIAVAIIAKITPNKLVSVFMNGARGLVYGALVIGMARAVVLLLEDGYILDTIVNYAFEPLETLPTVLGAQALYVFNLLFNLLVTSGSGQAVIVMPFIVPLVDMLDITRQTGVLAFKLGDGITNIITPTSGILMAVLAIGGVSWMKWFRFVWPLVLIWAVIGAVFVSIAVFINYGPF, from the coding sequence GTGGCAAAGAGCGGAAATTCAGCGAATAAAAGGTCATGGAAACAACGTTTAGCTATGCCAGACGCATTTGTTATATTATTTGGTTTACTATTACTAGCGGCTATTTTTACGTATATTATTCCGGCAGGATCTTTTGAAAGAGAGACAACAGATGATGATATTACCCAGGTGATCCCAGGAAGTTACACTGCCACAGAAGCTAATCCTGCTTCCATCATGGATATATTCTTAGCTATCCAAAACGGATTGGTAGATACCGCGCATTTGATATTTATGGTACTTATTATCGGAGGAACTGTAGCTGTATTTGAATATACTGGGGCAGTTAACTCTGGGATTAACGCTCTGATAGAAAAAACAAAAGGAAAAAAGTATCTACTGATTATATCAGTGATCGCACTTTTTGCGATTCTTGATACTGCGGGAGTAAGTGGTAACGCCGTGATCGCTTTCATTCCGATCGGCATTATTCTTGCCAGAGCCCTGAAGCTCGATGCCATAACTGGAGTGGCAATGGTCTATTTAGGGCAGTATGTTGGGGTTGCGACAGGTACGTTTGATCCTGTTATTACAGGTATAGCACAAAGAATAGCGGAACTTCCACTCTTTTCTGGGGCAGTACTAAGAGGTGCAGCATTCGTTGTGCTCCTCGTGGTTACCATCGCCTATATCTGTCTTTACGTTAAAAGAATTAGTAATGACCCATCAAGCAGTAAAATGGGAGTTACACCTTTCACTGCAGCACTAAGTGAGAATGAAGAGGAAGACTTTGGACCGTTTACGACTCTTCACAAAATCATTATTCTAACTTTCTTTGTTTTCCTCGGTGTATTTCTCTTTGGTGTCTACAATATGGGATGGTCTATAAATGAACTATCTGCGATCTTCCTAATGATGGCCATTGCAGTTGCCATTATTGCTAAGATTACCCCTAATAAATTAGTTTCAGTGTTTATGAATGGTGCCAGAGGTCTTGTTTACGGGGCGCTAGTCATCGGTATGGCTAGAGCAGTTGTCCTCTTACTTGAAGACGGCTATATTTTAGATACTATTGTTAATTACGCTTTTGAGCCTTTGGAAACTTTGCCGACAGTACTGGGTGCTCAAGCTTTATACGTATTCAACCTGCTCTTTAACTTATTGGTTACTTCGGGAAGCGGACAGGCAGTTATTGTGATGCCATTTATTGTTCCTTTAGTTGATATGCTGGATATAACAAGGCAAACAGGGGTACTTGCTTTTAAGCTCGGTGACGGGATTACCAACATTATTACCCCAACCTCAGGTATTTTAATGGCGGTTTTGGCCATTGGAGGGGTATCTTGGATGAAGTGGTTTAGATTTGTTTGGCCATTAGTTCTTATATGGGCAGTAATAGGAGCCGTTTTTGTCAGTATCGCTGTATTTATTAATTATGGACCATTTTAA